From Pleurocapsa sp. PCC 7319:
ATATTTTAAGTTGATTGGGGACTAGTGGTTCTGTCCGTTAATTCATGAGTAATACTAAAGATGTAATGATAAATGTTGCATATTGAAAGAATGAAATATCCTCAATACAACTTTTTTTTGCTGCTTGACAACTCATAGTCGTTATGAGTATGATTTATCTAATACGGCTCATGATGAGTACGAAAAAATTAAGTAAGGAGTAAGCTCAAAAATGATTGATACAGTACCAAGCGTAGTATTCAAAACCAGAGTGCGTGACGAATCTGTTGAAGGACCCAATCCTTTTCGTTGGCAGGATATGACTACAGAAGATATTTTTAAAGGTAAAAAAGTAGTCTTATTTTCTCTTCCTGGTGCATTCACTCCTACTTGTTCTTCCACTCATTTACCCGGATATGAGAAACACTACGAAGAATTTAAGTCTCTAGGTGTAGATGAAATTGTTTGTTTATCAGTTAACGATGCTTTTGTCATGTTCCAGTGGGGTAAGCAGCAAGGAGTCGAAAACGTATTCTTGCTTCCTGATGGTAATGGTGAATTTACGCGCAAGATGGGAATGTTAGTAGACAAAAATAATTTAGGATTTGGGATGCGTTCCTGGCGTTATTCGATGTTTGTCAACGACATGAAGATCGAAAAAATGTTTGTCGAACCAGATTTTGGTGATAACTGTCCTACCGATCCTTTTGAAGTATCCGATGCCGATACCATGTTGGCATATCTCAAAGAAGCCAAATAAACACTTCATTATGTAGGAGCATTATAAAAAATGTTCCTACCCAGAAAAAATCATGGGAACAATTTATCTTGGGACTATAGCTAGTTTAGGAGCTGGTTTAGCCACAGCAGTAGGTGCATTACCAATTTTGTTTACTGCTAATTTAGATAAAAAATGGCAAGGTATTCTTCTGGGTTTGGGTGGTGGAGTAATGTTAGCAGC
This genomic window contains:
- a CDS encoding peroxiredoxin → MIDTVPSVVFKTRVRDESVEGPNPFRWQDMTTEDIFKGKKVVLFSLPGAFTPTCSSTHLPGYEKHYEEFKSLGVDEIVCLSVNDAFVMFQWGKQQGVENVFLLPDGNGEFTRKMGMLVDKNNLGFGMRSWRYSMFVNDMKIEKMFVEPDFGDNCPTDPFEVSDADTMLAYLKEAK